A stretch of Lathyrus oleraceus cultivar Zhongwan6 chromosome 6, CAAS_Psat_ZW6_1.0, whole genome shotgun sequence DNA encodes these proteins:
- the LOC127095487 gene encoding uncharacterized protein LOC127095487, which produces MMQRMFHFHCKDKAVSSNIRAKTRPNESEPKPVVATLSHLLVLELAFENNQRGDEKQKRMVKQRLKILSSFQEKKKELNSFITAKWRASRKKVSSWRLVKIPSKFTVVGLKMKMIRCLVKKKVRKQFENESVVDDNEKELCKKRILMGRRCKPLFSPSPRYLSYNKGRLLLPEIAS; this is translated from the coding sequence ATGATGCAGAGAATGTTTCACTTCCACTGCAAAGACAAGGCCGTTAGTAGCAATATAAGAGCTAAGACAAGGCCGAATGAGTCTGAACCAAAACCAGTTGTAGCTACATTGTCTCATCTTCTTGTCCTTGAGCTTGCATTTGAAAACAATCAAAGAGGTGATGAAAAGCAGAAAAGAATGGTTAAGCAGCGTCTGAAAATTTTATCGAGTTTTCAAGAGAAGAAGAAAGAGTTGAATAGTTTCATTACAGCCAAATGGAGAGCTAGTAGGAAGAAGGTTAGTTCGTGGAGATTGGTTAAGATTCCCTCCAAATTTACTGTTGTTGGTCTCAAGATGAAAATGATAAGGTGTCTCGTGAAAAAGAAAGTGAGAAAGCAATTTGAAAATGAAAGTGTTGTTGATGATAATGAGAAAGAGCTCTGCAAAAAAAGGATTCTGATGGGACGAAGATGCAAGCCATTGTTTTCTCCTAGCCCACGCTACTTGAGTTATAATAAGGGCAGGCTTCTCTTACCAGAAATTGCTTCTTGA